In a single window of the Desulfocurvibacter africanus subsp. africanus DSM 2603 genome:
- a CDS encoding glutaredoxin family protein, with the protein MPAKVKIYALSTCIHCKKAKEYLESNNVEYDCTYVDMLAGEERQQAVDEVKKHNPALSFPTMVVGGKVLVGFNKEELQAALGA; encoded by the coding sequence ATGCCCGCCAAGGTGAAGATTTATGCCCTGAGCACCTGCATCCACTGCAAGAAGGCCAAGGAATACCTGGAAAGCAACAACGTCGAGTACGACTGCACCTATGTGGATATGCTCGCGGGCGAGGAACGCCAGCAGGCGGTCGATGAGGTCAAAAAGCACAATCCGGCCCTGTCCTTCCCGACCATGGTAGTCGGGGGTAAGGTTCTGGTGGGCTTCAACAAGGAAGAACTCCAGGCAGCCCTGGGAGCCTAG
- a CDS encoding amino acid ABC transporter permease, translating into MHPQRTTSFTGLDAVLLLVLAGAAGWLAWRVTTVLGYDWDWSFLGRTILRRSEDGSLAPGLLLKGFVATLRLAAWTMLLALAAGVAAGLCRVSRSLFLRLCARTYVETMRNTPPLVLVFLFYFFVGDWIMTALGAQELAYGLSEAWQERLAWIMAPPGRLAAFLSALTTLALYEGAYIAEIVRSGVQSIERGQWEAAYALGLSRWQRMTRVILPQALRRMIPPLAGQFISTIKDSSIVAVISIPELTFEGLELMAATYRTFEIWLTVLGLYLLACLACSLAARRLETRLARRAA; encoded by the coding sequence GTGCACCCGCAACGCACGACAAGCTTTACCGGCCTGGATGCCGTCCTGCTGCTCGTCCTGGCTGGCGCTGCCGGCTGGCTGGCTTGGCGCGTGACCACGGTGCTGGGCTACGACTGGGACTGGTCATTCCTGGGCCGGACCATCCTGCGCAGGAGCGAGGACGGCTCACTTGCTCCCGGCTTGCTCCTGAAGGGGTTCGTCGCCACCCTGCGTCTGGCGGCCTGGACCATGCTGCTGGCCTTGGCCGCGGGCGTGGCGGCCGGGCTGTGCCGCGTGTCACGCAGCCTGTTCCTGCGCCTGTGCGCGCGCACGTATGTGGAAACCATGCGCAACACGCCGCCGCTGGTGCTGGTGTTCCTGTTCTACTTCTTCGTGGGCGACTGGATCATGACCGCCTTGGGCGCGCAGGAGCTGGCCTATGGCCTGTCCGAAGCCTGGCAGGAACGTCTGGCCTGGATCATGGCCCCGCCCGGCAGATTGGCGGCCTTCCTGTCGGCCCTGACTACCCTGGCCTTGTACGAAGGCGCGTACATCGCCGAAATCGTGCGCTCGGGCGTACAATCCATCGAGCGCGGCCAATGGGAAGCGGCCTACGCCCTGGGGCTGTCCCGTTGGCAGCGCATGACGCGCGTCATCCTGCCCCAGGCCTTGCGGCGCATGATCCCGCCACTGGCCGGGCAGTTCATCTCGACCATCAAGGATTCGTCCATCGTGGCGGTGATATCCATCCCGGAGCTGACCTTCGAGGGCCTGGAGCTCATGGCCGCGACCTACCGCACCTTCGAGATATGGCTCACGGTGCTCGGATTATACCTGCTCGCCTGCCTGGCCTGCTCCCTGGCCGCCAGACGGCTGGAAACGCGCCTCGCCCGCAGGGCGGCTTGA
- a CDS encoding transporter substrate-binding domain-containing protein — MRHILSTALLALACIALLLCSAPLVQAANLKQELASQSAIEQVLRRGVLRVGMSTFEPWAMKDKDGEFMGYEIDVANRLAQDMGVKLELVHTQWSGIIPALLTGKFDMIIGGMSIRPDRALKVNFSIPYNVTGMSLVAHRQKAQGFSKLQDFDKPGVVIAARTGTSAAQAAQKYLPKATLRLFDSEPQALQELLNGNAHAFVSTAPKPAFEAIAHKDKLFLPFSGTFTSEPNAIAVRKGDPDALNYLDSWIRAVQAEGWFAERYTYWFETRDWANRLP; from the coding sequence ATGCGCCACATTCTTTCGACAGCGCTTCTCGCCCTCGCCTGCATCGCCCTCCTGCTTTGCTCCGCCCCGCTTGTGCAAGCCGCGAATTTGAAACAGGAGCTGGCCAGCCAGAGCGCCATAGAGCAGGTTCTGCGCCGTGGCGTGCTGCGCGTGGGCATGTCCACCTTCGAGCCTTGGGCCATGAAGGACAAGGACGGCGAGTTCATGGGCTACGAGATCGATGTGGCCAACCGCCTGGCCCAGGACATGGGCGTGAAGCTCGAACTGGTGCACACGCAGTGGTCCGGCATCATCCCGGCCCTGCTCACGGGCAAATTCGACATGATCATCGGCGGCATGTCCATCCGCCCGGACCGGGCCCTCAAGGTCAACTTCTCCATCCCTTACAACGTCACGGGCATGTCCCTGGTGGCGCACCGGCAGAAGGCCCAAGGCTTCTCCAAGCTGCAGGACTTTGACAAGCCCGGCGTGGTCATCGCCGCGCGCACCGGCACCAGCGCCGCCCAGGCCGCGCAGAAATACCTGCCCAAGGCCACTTTGCGCCTGTTCGACTCCGAGCCGCAGGCCTTGCAGGAGCTGTTGAACGGCAATGCCCATGCCTTCGTGTCCACCGCGCCCAAGCCGGCCTTCGAGGCCATCGCGCACAAGGACAAGCTGTTCCTGCCCTTCTCCGGCACCTTCACCAGCGAGCCCAACGCCATAGCGGTGCGCAAGGGCGATCCGGACGCGCTCAACTATCTGGACTCCTGGATTCGCGCCGTACAGGCCGAGGGCTGGTTCGCGGAACGCTACACGTACTGGTTCGAAACCCGCGACTGGGCCAATCGGCTGCCCTGA
- a CDS encoding ferredoxin-thioredoxin reductase catalytic domain-containing protein: MDAKQLYEKLKPIQEAKGYLFNADMSYTMPLLENLLVNKERYGYMSCPCRLAIGTFEEDRDIVCPCVYRDPDVAEYGACFCALYVNKEWNEGKIEHKTVPERRPAEKVMKAMGLG; encoded by the coding sequence ATGGACGCCAAGCAGCTTTACGAGAAGCTCAAGCCGATTCAGGAAGCCAAGGGCTACCTGTTCAACGCGGACATGAGCTACACCATGCCGCTCCTGGAAAACCTGTTGGTCAACAAGGAGCGTTACGGCTACATGTCCTGCCCCTGCCGCCTGGCCATCGGCACCTTCGAAGAGGACCGGGACATCGTCTGCCCCTGCGTCTACCGTGACCCCGATGTCGCGGAGTACGGCGCCTGCTTTTGCGCCCTGTACGTGAACAAGGAATGGAACGAAGGGAAGATCGAGCACAAGACCGTGCCCGAGAGACGACCGGCCGAGAAAGTCATGAAGGCCATGGGACTAGGTTAG
- a CDS encoding ParB/RepB/Spo0J family partition protein, producing the protein MGSGARFKRGEMYHVPMDELACSPELDEACPADLALQESILEHCREQGSLRPVSFRVCQDGTLEIIGGVDRLRAAKAAGLPTIPAVCCTGDSLEAEVVEDLLRPDLTPCRRAEAVLQALAYGFSKEQLAAVLGVSVEDVRSILELKKLPREIFEECRSHPEYSFEELLNIARMEGTEQQKTAFATYRLHIEDIRKDKNKVERLYQESLQCLDAIEGYLPYLDVLKADQAKYAKLRDKVSAISRRLDNWLVHRSLEI; encoded by the coding sequence ATGGGAAGTGGCGCCAGGTTCAAACGTGGAGAGATGTACCATGTCCCCATGGATGAGCTCGCATGCAGCCCCGAGCTCGACGAAGCCTGTCCCGCGGACCTCGCGCTCCAGGAAAGCATCCTGGAGCACTGCCGCGAGCAAGGCTCGTTGCGGCCCGTGTCCTTCCGCGTGTGCCAAGACGGCACTCTAGAGATTATAGGCGGCGTCGACAGGCTCCGGGCAGCCAAGGCCGCAGGGCTGCCCACTATACCGGCCGTATGCTGCACGGGCGATAGCCTGGAGGCCGAGGTAGTGGAGGACCTCCTGCGCCCGGATCTAACCCCCTGCCGGCGCGCCGAAGCCGTGCTCCAGGCTCTGGCGTACGGCTTCTCCAAGGAGCAGCTGGCTGCTGTACTGGGGGTATCCGTGGAGGACGTCAGGAGCATTCTGGAGCTGAAGAAGCTGCCTCGGGAGATTTTCGAGGAATGCCGGTCGCATCCGGAATACTCCTTCGAGGAGCTGCTGAATATCGCGCGCATGGAGGGCACCGAGCAGCAGAAGACCGCCTTCGCCACCTACAGGCTGCATATTGAGGATATCCGCAAGGACAAGAACAAGGTCGAGCGTCTGTACCAAGAAAGCCTGCAGTGCCTGGATGCGATCGAAGGGTATCTGCCTTACCTGGATGTCCTCAAGGCCGATCAAGCCAAATACGCCAAGCTCAGGGACAAGGTGTCAGCCATCAGCCGGCGTCTGGACAACTGGCTGGTCCACAGAAGCCTGGAAATCTAG